The Amaranthus tricolor cultivar Red isolate AtriRed21 chromosome 2, ASM2621246v1, whole genome shotgun sequence genome contains the following window.
aattttagaaaaattttctacaaacttcctgtaatagcctgctaagcctaagaaacttcttacttcagtaacactctttggattcggccattccattactgccctaatcttttcagggtcaacagaaattccatcctttgaaacaacgtgccctaagaaagatatcttttctaaccaaaattcacatttactaaacttgccaaaaagtttctcttttctcaacttctctaaaactatccttaagtgcttctcatgttgctcttcattcttcgaatacaccaatatatcatcaataaacacaaccacaaacttatccaggtaagggTTGAAATATCTTTGCATGAGATCCATAAATGCTGCCGGAGCATtgttagaccaaatggcattactagaaactcatagtgcccatatctggttctgaatgcagtcttaggaatatcttcttcagcaatccttaattgatgataaccagacctcaaatctatcttcgaaaagacccttgctccccccaactgatcaaaaaggtcgtctatccttggcaaaggataacgattcttgatggtaatcttattgatctccctataatcaatgcatagcctcatactcccatctttctttctgacaaagagaaccggagctccccatggtgaaatACTAGGTCGAATGAAAAGCAATTCATCTAGCTGTTTCTTCAGCTCAGCCaattcagctggagcaaaatGGTAAGGGGTTTTAGAAATAGGGGTGATATcaggaataaggtcaatatggaagtctacttctctttttggaggtataccgggtaattcttcaggaaacacatcaGAATATTCTTGCACGATTggggtttcttgcaaactaggtttaggttttaCTTTTTTAGTagtaacaaaacataagaacccttcatCTCCTTGTTTTATCATTTGTGTTGCTTGAATTACAGAAATTGTCTCTAGCTGAGATCTTGAGTTCTTTCGAATGCACTTTATTCCCTCGGgagtttttattctaacaaccttttccttacacaaaatctccgctgaatatctctccaaccaatccatacccaaaatgatatcaaatgttcccaaatcgaagtgaattaagtcagctggtaaaagattcccacaaatctccaatggaaaatcataaaagatacgGTCACACAGGTAAGGTGTACCATCAGGTAAATTGATACACAAGTGGGATTTTTGAGGTTTCAAAGAAGTAGAAGATATGCGGAGAAAAGCACTAGAAATAAAAGACCTATCCGCTCCACAgtcaaacaaaacatttgctaTTAAATTACCAATAGGAAATTTTCCAGAAATTACTTTACCTTCCACTTCAAATTCCTGGTGTAAACCAACATAATGATCTCCAATTGCATGTAGGCCCACGGATGCTCTAGTCTCATTCCTCTAAGTGCCAAATGCTCTGTTTCCTGCAGCTTTCGATGTTGTTCTGCTCTGATTGAACGTTTCACCGCAGTTATTAGCCAGATGTCCCTCCTTATGACACTTGTAGCATACAATCTTCCCATTACAGTTTCGGCCTCGATGATCTTTTCCACATAACCTACATTTCCACTGTGTCGGCCTTGCTACAGTTTGAAACGGCTTCTTCCCCTCATTCCTGGCCTTCTTGTACTTACTGCCCCCACTagattcattctttcttttattaaacccGTCTTCTTTTTCCAATATACGCTCGTACTCCAACGCTTGATTgtacaaatcatcaaaatcttgATATCTAGGAGTGCCTTTTTGGATCCTGAGGTTCAGACCTTCAAAAAATCTAATCGCCTTGCCCCGATCAGAGATCACTATTTCGGTAGCGAATCTAGCCAGCTCTCTGAACTTACTTGCGTACTCGATCACTAACATAGTTCCTTGCCTCAGAAATAAGaattcattctttttctttctctgaaGAGAGGGTGGGTAAAATTGATTACGAAGCTTCTTTATAAATTCTTCCCATTTAGAATCTATGGCGGCTTGTTTTACAGTCTTCCACCATAATTCAGCAGTGCCTATTAAGTAGAATGTGGCTAATTTCACTTTCATCCTTGACGGGCAGTTTATAGCCTCCAACAGTTTCTCCATTTCTGCAATCCAATCCTCAAAACGAACTGGATCAGGTTCTCCATCATATTTTGGAGTTTGATGACTAGACAATCTCTTATAAAATTTCCCCTCATCATCTTCATGGAAACGACTCATCTGCTTCTCCATTAAGTTCAGCAGCCTCTCATTATTCCTTTCCATCATTCTTAACTGATTTTCCAGAGCCTGAACTCTTGCATCTTGGGTCGTGTCATCAGCAAAATCATTCCTCGTCTCTTGAGGTTCACTTCTTGCGATACACCCTCTACCACCACCTCTTGGCATCTTTATAAAGTAGGGAAGTGTTGCGttagctatattttaaattgcaaatcacattttttttaagCACAGAAAACACATGaaacaaatttcatttaaaatactaattttaactttttttttcagaatgtaatttatcacggtgtttcctagtatcggataagaagatccgaccattcgaataacgttggctctgataccaagtgtaacggACAGTCCTTTTCCAAATAtaggtttataataatataatagtaggtaatgctaagcggaagtctatcgtaccgtgattattgcgaaaaacaaaaaaagacaaaacagaattttcaataaaaacaaagaaaactttaatcattaaaataaaattttacgtattacatctttctttaatacataattatcgtctttacatacccgtaatataaactacatatatactaacatcacaCAGACAATactatagcttcttaataacttcatgtaaagttaattgcagcatctgctcccgaaatatgggaacagccgatggaaatcggtcagctttaaaaaaaaccgagtataaaaacttaccgcaactatacaagtatggatagtatatgcacgacaattaagtaataagcaaaaataagtgcattgcaataaataatatgcaagatatcttatgtattatagggaattcatttttatattagattcatttatatatatataacttctggtccttctacTTGAGTACCccggcgtgatttactaacacttctgcttgagtgttagggcgtggaatccgattagttatttaatgaatgcaacacatatgatctttgtttgatatatgtaagggcctgttagggtgaggtaaaccaaaacccctaacttagtgggagtcatcattcctccagtacaatgttgctcgagccacagatcaggttaaacaaccttattgtgttcgccgtattttacgtgccggaaaacacgtcccacgttttttacatgccggaagcatggttcggcatttccttactatcaaacctttttattatcatgttactgttttcatataaatgcaacattacaataacatacaatagaaataaattcataacatcttgcatataaatattcatttattattaaactaaatcaaaactaaaatgggtctttagtatttatttgtagataaatttcaattatgctttattattttcttaataacttatttttaaattttgtacatgaataattaattttcttaggatcgaaatcggcacgaaatattttaaaataaataatttattaaatgagttggcgtgtattcttattcaccaaaataagttaattttaattattatttcaattttctttctttttgcctacaataacaatttaatttattaatttatttctttaaaatttagatatcataaaatttcaaaaaaataatttaaatgaaaagaaaatacagtagcacttaaataaattattgtttttccagaaataattatttttaacccaaatttatgaatttccttattttatgcgtttttttagcaaaacaaattaataataatatttatattcaacaataattcacgaaattaatacacaactcatatctcatatttatatatatacagaaaaagtttcgtttaaaaataatagtatttactataattataattatttcatattttgcggtttgttttttttagaaaaaattaataataatatttatactcaacattatttcacgaaattaatacgcaatctatatctcatatatatatatatgtacagaaaaaatttcgtttaaaaatattaatatttactattttaatttaaattatttcagattttgcggtttttggcaattgcaaagaataaatcatataaattaaattacaacgaattaattcaccaaaatttgcagaaattgaaatttaaatataataaacacatataaaaatttatggacataatttcatgtaaataaatatatgtaagaatttatacctttaataatttcactataaaccaatttcttttgttgtagaatttttagccacaaaattagctttctctccttgaatttctataattaacactaaatactattattagaaaatttttgagaatttttaggaatttttcaagggtttttagaatttttctttaggaattagcttatttttttgaaatatattttctgattttttttatccttCTCCTCCTTTTTTCCAACGGCAtgctttttgatatatataggctaaggatt
Protein-coding sequences here:
- the LOC130805645 gene encoding uncharacterized protein LOC130805645, producing the protein MPRGGGRGCIARSEPQETRNDFADDTTQDARVQALENQLRMMERNNERLLNLMEKQMSRFHEDDEGKFYKRLSSHQTPKYDGEPDPVRFEDWIAEMEKLLEAINCPSRMKVKLATFYLIGTAELWWKTVKQAAIDSKWEEFIKKLRNQFYPPSLQRKKKNEFLFLRQGTMLVIEYASKFRELARFATEIVISDRGKAIRFFEGLNLRIQKGTPRYQDFDDLYNQALEYERILEKEDGFNKRKNESSGGSKYKKARNEGKKPFQTVARPTQWKCRLCGKDHRGRNCNGKIVCYKCHKEGHLANNCGETFNQSRTTSKAAGNRAFGT